The proteins below are encoded in one region of Sideroxydans lithotrophicus ES-1:
- the glmU gene encoding bifunctional UDP-N-acetylglucosamine diphosphorylase/glucosamine-1-phosphate N-acetyltransferase GlmU, whose amino-acid sequence MSLLNIVILAAGKGTRMYSDKPKVLHQLAGKPLVQHVLDCATSLNPQQVCLVYGHGGEAVLEALQQYSAKFVIQEPQLGTGHAVQQAMPYLHDSSRTLVLYGDVPLIQHNTLHQMQQAGEGLVLLTVNLDNPTGYGRIVRDAQGDVLRIVEEKDATTEQREIREVNTGILLAPTEKLRAWLANLGNNNAQGEYYLTDIVAMAVQQGIAVHTVQAAHHWEVEGINNKVQLAGLERIWQQTLAGKLMTQGVTLADPARIDVRGTLVCGRDVEIDVGCIFEGEVKLGDRVRVGAYSIIRNAMVARDTHIAPHSHIDDSEIGANCRIGPYARLRPGTKLHDDAHVGNFVEIKNSEIGQGSKANHLSYIGDSTVGSRVNIGAGTITCNYDGANKFRTVIEDDAFIGSDTQLVAPVKVGKGATIGAGSTITRDAPAGELTLSRSKQMTIAGWKRPQKGKK is encoded by the coding sequence ATGAGCCTTTTGAACATCGTCATCCTCGCTGCCGGCAAAGGCACGCGCATGTATTCCGACAAGCCCAAGGTACTGCACCAACTGGCAGGCAAACCGCTGGTGCAGCATGTACTGGATTGCGCGACATCGTTGAATCCGCAACAGGTCTGCCTGGTGTACGGACATGGCGGCGAAGCCGTGCTGGAGGCGTTGCAGCAGTATTCGGCAAAGTTCGTGATCCAGGAACCGCAACTCGGAACCGGACACGCGGTACAACAAGCGATGCCCTACCTGCATGACAGCAGTCGTACGCTGGTGCTATATGGCGATGTACCGTTGATCCAGCACAACACTTTGCATCAGATGCAGCAAGCGGGTGAAGGCCTGGTGCTGCTCACTGTAAACCTCGACAATCCAACTGGTTATGGGCGCATCGTGCGCGATGCGCAAGGCGATGTGTTGCGTATCGTCGAGGAAAAGGATGCGACGACAGAACAGCGCGAGATACGCGAAGTGAACACCGGCATCCTGCTGGCACCGACTGAAAAATTGCGTGCATGGCTGGCGAACCTGGGCAACAACAATGCACAAGGCGAGTATTACCTCACCGATATCGTCGCGATGGCTGTGCAGCAAGGGATAGCGGTGCATACCGTGCAAGCTGCGCATCACTGGGAAGTCGAGGGCATCAACAACAAGGTGCAACTCGCCGGGCTGGAGAGGATCTGGCAACAGACGTTGGCAGGCAAGCTGATGACACAGGGTGTGACGCTGGCCGATCCGGCACGCATAGACGTTCGCGGCACTCTGGTCTGCGGCCGTGACGTGGAGATCGACGTGGGGTGCATCTTCGAGGGCGAGGTGAAGCTGGGCGATCGCGTGCGCGTAGGTGCATACAGCATCATCCGTAATGCAATGGTTGCCCGGGATACACATATCGCTCCACACAGCCATATCGATGACAGTGAAATTGGCGCCAATTGCCGCATCGGCCCCTATGCCCGCCTGCGTCCCGGTACAAAATTGCATGACGATGCCCACGTGGGAAATTTCGTCGAGATCAAGAACAGCGAGATCGGCCAGGGCAGCAAGGCCAATCATCTGAGCTACATCGGCGACAGCACAGTGGGCAGCCGCGTCAATATCGGCGCAGGCACCATCACCTGCAACTATGACGGTGCCAACAAGTTTCGCACCGTCATCGAAGACGACGCGTTCATCGGCTCGGACACGCAACTTGTCGCCCCGGTAAAGGTGGGCAAAGGTGCGACCATCGGCGCGGGCTCGACCATAACCAGAGATGCGCCAGCAGGAGAGCTG
- a CDS encoding F0F1 ATP synthase subunit epsilon translates to MAMTVHVDVVSAEEQIFSGVAEVVVVPGEMGELGIYPGHTALMTRIKPGAVRIKRPDQEQEELIYVSGGMLEVQPSVVTVLADTAIRGHDLDEARALEAKQAAEEAIKNRTSDIDYAQAQAELAEAIAQLRAIQQLRKHTH, encoded by the coding sequence ATGGCAATGACCGTACATGTGGACGTGGTGAGCGCCGAGGAGCAGATATTCTCCGGCGTCGCTGAAGTCGTCGTGGTTCCGGGCGAAATGGGTGAACTGGGTATCTACCCGGGTCACACCGCCCTGATGACTCGCATCAAACCTGGTGCTGTGCGCATCAAGCGTCCGGACCAGGAGCAGGAAGAACTGATCTACGTTTCCGGCGGCATGCTGGAAGTGCAGCCCAGCGTCGTGACCGTGCTGGCGGATACAGCAATTCGCGGGCACGATCTGGACGAGGCTCGTGCACTGGAGGCCAAGCAGGCGGCGGAGGAGGCGATCAAGAACCGCACTTCCGATATCGACTACGCGCAAGCGCAGGCCGAACTGGCAGAAGCGATCGCCCAACTGCGTGCGATCCAGCAACTGCGCAAACACACGCACTAG
- the atpD gene encoding F0F1 ATP synthase subunit beta yields MSQGKIVQCIGAVVDIEFPRDKMPKVYEALTLADAGNSTAEAGLTFEVEQQLGDGVVRTIAMGSSDGLRRGMAVNATGNPIQVPVGTGTLGRIMDVLGRPIDEVGPIKSDEKRSIHQAAPKFDELSPSVDLLETGIKVIDLVCPFAKGGKVGLFGGAGVGKTVNMLELINNIAKQHSGLSVFAGVGERTREGNDFYHEMSDAGVIDKEDFTKSKVAMVFGQMNEPPGNRLRVALSGLTMAEKFRDEGRDILFFVDNIYRYTLAGTEVSALLGRMPSAVGYQPTLAEEMGRLQERITSTKVGSITSIQAVYVPADDLTDPSPATTFLHLDSTVVLSRDIASLGIYPAVDPLDSTSRQLDPLVVGEEHYSVARSVQQTLQRYKELRDIIAILGMDELAPEDKLAVARARKIQRFLSQPFHVAEVFTGAPGKYVTLKDTIKGFKGIVNGEYDHLPEQAFYMVGGIEEAVEKAKTLQ; encoded by the coding sequence ATGAGTCAAGGAAAGATTGTTCAGTGTATCGGTGCCGTGGTCGACATCGAATTTCCGCGCGACAAAATGCCCAAGGTGTATGAAGCCTTGACATTGGCCGATGCGGGCAACTCCACAGCTGAAGCAGGTTTGACCTTCGAGGTCGAGCAGCAACTGGGCGACGGCGTTGTGCGTACCATTGCGATGGGTTCGTCCGACGGCCTGCGTCGCGGCATGGCAGTCAATGCCACCGGAAATCCGATCCAGGTGCCAGTTGGTACAGGCACACTGGGCCGCATCATGGACGTGCTGGGTCGCCCGATCGACGAAGTGGGCCCGATCAAGAGCGACGAGAAGCGCTCGATTCACCAGGCTGCGCCGAAGTTCGACGAACTGTCTCCCTCCGTTGACCTGCTCGAAACCGGCATCAAGGTGATCGACTTGGTTTGTCCGTTCGCCAAGGGCGGTAAAGTCGGTCTGTTCGGTGGCGCCGGTGTGGGCAAGACCGTGAACATGCTGGAACTGATCAACAACATCGCCAAGCAGCACTCCGGTCTGTCCGTGTTCGCCGGCGTGGGTGAGCGTACCCGCGAAGGTAACGACTTCTACCACGAAATGTCTGACGCAGGCGTTATCGACAAGGAAGACTTCACCAAGTCCAAAGTTGCGATGGTGTTCGGCCAGATGAACGAGCCGCCCGGCAACCGTCTGCGCGTAGCGCTTTCCGGTCTGACCATGGCGGAAAAATTCCGCGACGAAGGCCGCGACATCCTGTTCTTCGTGGACAACATCTACCGCTATACGCTGGCCGGTACCGAAGTGTCTGCGCTGCTGGGTCGTATGCCATCCGCCGTGGGTTACCAACCGACACTGGCTGAAGAAATGGGCCGTCTGCAAGAGCGTATTACCTCCACCAAGGTGGGTTCCATCACTTCCATCCAGGCCGTTTACGTTCCTGCGGATGACTTGACCGACCCGTCTCCCGCGACCACCTTCTTGCACCTGGACTCCACTGTTGTGTTGAGCCGTGACATTGCTTCGCTGGGTATCTACCCCGCCGTTGATCCGCTGGACTCCACTTCCCGCCAGCTCGACCCGCTGGTCGTGGGCGAAGAGCATTACAGCGTGGCCCGCAGCGTGCAGCAGACTCTGCAGCGCTACAAGGAATTGCGCGACATCATCGCGATTCTGGGTATGGACGAACTGGCACCGGAAGACAAATTGGCCGTGGCACGTGCTCGCAAGATCCAGCGCTTCCTGTCGCAACCATTCCACGTTGCCGAAGTGTTCACCGGCGCCCCTGGCAAGTACGTGACCCTGAAGGACACCATCAAGGGCTTCAAAGGTATCGTCAACGGCGAGTACGATCACCTGCCGGAGCAAGCGTTCTACATGGTGGGCGGCATCGAAGAAGCGGTCGAAAAGGCCAAGACGCTGCAATAA
- the atpG gene encoding F0F1 ATP synthase subunit gamma, with protein MAGSKEIRTKIKSVENTRKITRAMEMVAAAKMRKAQDRMRAARPYAEKIRNVAAHLSRANPEYRHAFLAKRDSVKNVGLIVVTSDKGLCGGLNTNVLRLAIQEMKTWESQGKGLVVCPIGNKGFGFMNRIGAKIKSHLTGLGDTPHIEKLIGAVKAMLDAYVAGEIDAIYLSYNHFVNTMKQEPRMEQLLPLSGEQMGTAEGNWDYIYEPDAKKVIDELLLRYIESLVYQAVVENMASEQSSRMVAMKAASDNAKSVIGELKLVYNKARQAAITKEISEIVGGAAAIG; from the coding sequence ATGGCGGGCAGTAAAGAGATCCGCACCAAGATCAAGAGCGTAGAAAATACGCGCAAGATCACGCGTGCGATGGAAATGGTGGCGGCAGCGAAAATGCGCAAAGCGCAGGATCGCATGCGTGCCGCTCGCCCCTACGCCGAAAAAATCCGCAATGTTGCCGCACACTTGTCGCGCGCCAATCCGGAATACAGGCATGCATTTCTGGCCAAGCGAGACAGCGTCAAGAACGTAGGATTGATCGTCGTCACTTCGGACAAAGGCTTGTGCGGAGGGTTGAACACCAACGTGTTGCGCCTGGCGATACAGGAAATGAAAACCTGGGAAAGCCAGGGCAAAGGCCTTGTGGTTTGCCCGATCGGCAACAAGGGCTTCGGCTTCATGAATCGCATCGGCGCCAAGATCAAGTCGCACCTGACTGGCCTGGGCGACACACCGCATATCGAGAAATTGATCGGCGCAGTCAAAGCCATGCTGGATGCCTATGTTGCCGGCGAGATCGATGCGATCTACCTGAGCTACAACCACTTCGTCAACACGATGAAGCAGGAACCGCGCATGGAGCAATTGCTGCCGCTGAGTGGCGAACAGATGGGTACAGCGGAAGGCAACTGGGATTACATCTACGAGCCTGACGCGAAGAAAGTCATCGATGAATTGCTGCTGCGCTACATCGAATCCCTGGTGTATCAGGCCGTGGTCGAAAACATGGCATCCGAGCAAAGCTCGCGCATGGTGGCGATGAAAGCCGCTTCCGACAACGCGAAGAGCGTCATCGGCGAGCTTAAACTGGTTTACAACAAGGCGCGTCAGGCAGCGATCACCAAGGAAATTTCCGAGATCGTGGGCGGTGCAGCAGCAATTGGTTAG
- the atpA gene encoding F0F1 ATP synthase subunit alpha — translation MKLNPSEISNLIRSRIENFEALTQARTEGTVVSVTDGIVRIHGLSDVMQGEMLEFPRNTFGLALNLERDSVGAVILGEYEHITEGDTVKCTGRILEVPVGPELRGRVVNALGQPIDGKGPVNAKMTDKIEKVAPGVIARKSVDQPVQTGLKSIDSMVPVGRGQRELIIGDRQTGKTAVAVDAIINQKGQNMTCIYVAVGQKASTVANVVRKLEEHGALEYTIVVAATASDSAAMQFLAPYAGCTMGEYFRDRGEDALIVYDDLTKQAWAYRQISLLLRRPPGREAYPGDVFYLHSRLLERAARVNAEYVEAFTKGAVKGKTGSLTALPIIETQAGDVSAFVPTNVISITDGQIFLEADLFNAGIRPAINAGVSVSRVGGAAQTKVIKKLGGGVRLALAQYRELAAFAQFASDLDESTRKQLERGRLVTELMKQLQYSPLSVSKMASTLFAVNKGYFDDVPVAKALAFESGMHAHLGSKNKELMDTIESSKDLSADNEKLLAAAIEAFKATAVY, via the coding sequence ATGAAGCTCAACCCTTCCGAAATTAGCAATCTGATTCGCAGTCGCATCGAGAATTTCGAAGCACTGACCCAAGCGCGCACTGAAGGTACGGTGGTCAGCGTAACCGACGGTATCGTCCGAATTCACGGTCTGTCCGACGTGATGCAAGGCGAAATGTTGGAATTCCCGCGCAACACCTTTGGTTTGGCGCTCAACCTGGAGCGTGATTCCGTAGGCGCCGTGATTCTGGGTGAATATGAACACATCACCGAGGGCGACACCGTCAAATGTACAGGTCGCATTCTCGAAGTGCCGGTCGGCCCAGAACTGCGCGGTCGAGTAGTCAACGCTTTGGGACAACCCATCGACGGCAAGGGTCCGGTCAATGCCAAGATGACCGACAAGATCGAGAAAGTCGCTCCAGGCGTTATTGCACGTAAGTCTGTTGACCAACCCGTGCAAACCGGCTTGAAGTCCATCGACTCCATGGTTCCGGTCGGTCGCGGCCAACGCGAACTGATCATCGGCGACCGCCAGACCGGCAAGACTGCCGTTGCCGTTGACGCCATCATCAACCAGAAGGGTCAGAACATGACCTGTATCTACGTTGCTGTCGGCCAAAAGGCTTCGACCGTTGCCAACGTGGTGCGCAAACTGGAAGAGCACGGCGCGCTGGAATACACCATCGTCGTTGCAGCGACCGCTTCCGATTCCGCCGCTATGCAATTCCTGGCACCATACGCCGGCTGCACCATGGGCGAATACTTCCGCGATCGCGGCGAAGATGCACTGATCGTTTACGACGACCTGACCAAACAGGCTTGGGCGTATCGTCAGATATCCCTGCTGCTGCGCCGTCCACCGGGCCGTGAAGCTTACCCTGGCGACGTGTTCTACCTGCACTCTCGTCTGCTGGAACGTGCAGCTCGCGTGAACGCCGAGTACGTCGAAGCCTTCACCAAAGGTGCCGTCAAAGGCAAGACCGGTTCGCTGACCGCATTGCCGATCATCGAAACACAGGCTGGTGACGTGTCCGCATTCGTGCCGACCAACGTGATCTCCATTACCGACGGTCAGATATTCCTGGAAGCCGACCTGTTCAACGCCGGTATCCGTCCCGCGATCAACGCCGGTGTATCGGTGTCCCGCGTGGGTGGTGCAGCACAGACCAAAGTCATCAAGAAGCTCGGTGGCGGTGTGCGTCTGGCACTGGCCCAGTACCGCGAACTGGCAGCTTTCGCGCAGTTTGCTTCCGATCTCGATGAATCGACCCGCAAGCAACTGGAGCGCGGCCGTCTGGTGACTGAACTGATGAAGCAATTGCAGTATTCGCCTCTGTCCGTTTCCAAGATGGCTTCCACACTGTTTGCCGTGAACAAAGGCTACTTCGACGACGTTCCAGTTGCAAAGGCGCTGGCTTTCGAATCCGGCATGCATGCGCATCTGGGCTCCAAGAACAAGGAGCTGATGGACACGATCGAGTCGAGCAAAGACCTGTCCGCAGACAACGAAAAATTGCTGGCAGCTGCGATCGAAGCCTTCAAGGCAACTGCAGTCTACTAA
- a CDS encoding F0F1 ATP synthase subunit delta, producing MSEAITTARPYAQAAFDEAQKLNALKSWSEMLLSLAEAVENPEVHAVITNPRVAKKQIEGLVEALIGSGASQQQRNFVRILADNQRLLELTEIAALFEALKAEAEKTVNVVVDAAFELSSAQQDKIVSSLKKRMGREIKLTCKVNKELLGGVVIRAGDQVIDGSARARLNEMANALA from the coding sequence ATGTCTGAAGCCATCACCACTGCACGTCCTTATGCCCAAGCGGCATTCGATGAAGCGCAAAAATTGAATGCTCTGAAGTCGTGGTCGGAGATGCTGCTGTCTCTGGCCGAAGCGGTTGAAAATCCGGAAGTCCACGCTGTCATCACCAATCCCCGCGTAGCCAAGAAGCAGATAGAGGGCCTGGTGGAAGCGCTGATTGGCAGCGGTGCCAGCCAGCAACAGCGCAACTTCGTGCGTATTCTGGCTGACAACCAGCGTTTGCTGGAATTGACCGAGATCGCAGCCCTGTTTGAAGCGCTGAAAGCGGAAGCCGAAAAAACCGTCAATGTGGTTGTTGATGCAGCTTTTGAATTGTCCAGCGCACAACAAGACAAGATCGTCAGTTCGCTGAAAAAACGCATGGGTCGCGAGATCAAGTTGACCTGCAAGGTCAATAAGGAATTACTGGGGGGCGTCGTGATTCGCGCCGGAGACCAGGTTATCGACGGCTCCGCGCGCGCACGGCTCAATGAAATGGCTAACGCCCTGGCCTGA
- a CDS encoding F0F1 ATP synthase subunit B, translating to MNINATLLAQTIMFVLFVWFCMKFVWTPIVAALDARKKQIADGLADAERAKQDLELASKRSAEILREAKEKAGEIVANGEKRASEIVEEAKGQAKLEGDRIIAGAKAEIDQEVFRAKEQLRTQVSAIALAGAGKILGREIDAKAHNDLLDKLVAEI from the coding sequence ATGAATATCAATGCAACTCTTCTCGCCCAGACCATCATGTTCGTGCTGTTCGTGTGGTTCTGCATGAAGTTCGTCTGGACACCGATCGTCGCCGCGCTCGATGCGCGCAAGAAGCAGATTGCCGATGGTCTGGCCGATGCCGAACGCGCAAAGCAGGATCTCGAATTGGCCTCCAAGCGTTCCGCAGAGATCCTGCGTGAAGCCAAGGAAAAAGCTGGCGAGATCGTGGCTAACGGCGAAAAACGCGCAAGCGAGATCGTTGAAGAAGCCAAAGGACAGGCCAAGCTGGAAGGCGACCGCATCATCGCGGGGGCCAAGGCCGAGATCGATCAGGAAGTGTTCCGCGCCAAAGAGCAATTGCGTACGCAGGTATCTGCGATCGCACTGGCTGGCGCTGGCAAGATACTCGGTCGCGAGATCGATGCCAAGGCACACAACGATCTGCTCGATAAACTCGTTGCGGAAATCTGA
- the atpE gene encoding F0F1 ATP synthase subunit C gives MELANALLYIAGALMMGLGALGAAVGIGILGGRFLEGAARQPELIPMLRTQFFVVMGLVDAVPMIAVGIAMYVLFAVAH, from the coding sequence ATGGAATTAGCAAACGCACTGCTGTACATCGCCGGCGCATTGATGATGGGTCTGGGCGCACTTGGCGCAGCGGTTGGTATCGGTATCCTGGGTGGCCGCTTCCTGGAAGGCGCAGCCCGTCAACCCGAGCTGATCCCGATGCTGCGTACCCAGTTCTTCGTGGTGATGGGCCTGGTCGACGCCGTTCCGATGATCGCTGTCGGTATCGCGATGTACGTTCTGTTTGCGGTGGCACACTAA
- the atpB gene encoding F0F1 ATP synthase subunit A, whose amino-acid sequence MSTEVQTSAEYIHHHLQNLTYGHLPDGSWGVAHTSEEAKAMGFWALNLDTFFMSLLLGMAFLLMFRMAAKSIATGAPSGLQNFCEWAIEFVDTSVRGSFSAKNNLVAPLALTIFFWVFSMNLMDLIPVDYVPHLMGALGVPFFKVVPSTDPNATFGMAIGVFLLVLYYSIKMKGIGGFLGELTLQPFGKWGLPVNLLLEGVNLIAKPISLALRLFGNMYAGEMIFILIALMGGAWAGFSVGHATLYGSQVLLSLGWAIFHILIVTLQAFIFMTLTVVYLDMAHQEHH is encoded by the coding sequence ATGTCTACCGAAGTGCAAACATCTGCGGAATACATACATCACCACCTGCAAAACCTGACCTATGGCCATTTGCCGGACGGCTCATGGGGTGTGGCGCATACGTCGGAAGAAGCCAAGGCGATGGGATTCTGGGCGCTCAACCTGGATACTTTCTTCATGTCGCTGCTGCTCGGCATGGCATTTCTGCTGATGTTCCGCATGGCTGCAAAAAGTATAGCTACAGGTGCGCCCAGCGGATTGCAGAATTTCTGCGAATGGGCCATTGAATTCGTCGATACAAGCGTGCGCGGTTCATTCAGCGCAAAGAACAATCTGGTTGCCCCGCTGGCACTGACCATCTTCTTCTGGGTGTTCTCCATGAACCTGATGGACCTGATCCCAGTTGACTATGTGCCGCACCTGATGGGCGCACTAGGCGTGCCTTTCTTCAAAGTCGTGCCCTCCACCGACCCCAACGCAACATTCGGCATGGCGATCGGCGTGTTTCTGCTGGTGCTGTACTACAGCATCAAGATGAAGGGTATCGGCGGCTTCCTTGGCGAACTGACACTGCAGCCATTCGGCAAGTGGGGTTTGCCGGTCAACCTGCTGCTTGAAGGCGTTAACCTCATTGCCAAGCCGATATCCCTCGCACTGCGTCTGTTCGGCAACATGTATGCCGGCGAAATGATTTTCATCCTGATCGCCTTGATGGGCGGTGCATGGGCTGGATTCTCGGTCGGCCACGCCACGCTTTACGGTTCGCAAGTGCTGTTGTCCCTGGGCTGGGCGATATTTCACATCCTGATCGTGACCTTGCAGGCGTTCATCTTCATGACGCTGACCGTGGTCTATCTGGACATGGCGCATCAGGAACACCACTAA
- a CDS encoding ATP synthase subunit I, with the protein MIIWKSFSVDSGAAVKNHGSGKKDAEQRLTPPLNAAIIAALFRAEVQEKRFARKVIALQTLATLVATGLTAVCWKSSPQYAIAALGGGGISVLNGALLAWRMSRAALHSAHDAHQQLRLMYFYAAERFLAVVALLGICLVVLKLSPLAVLGGFVLGQTVLLAARLLMKIKFEDSD; encoded by the coding sequence ATGATCATCTGGAAGAGCTTCTCGGTGGACTCAGGAGCGGCCGTTAAAAACCATGGCAGCGGGAAAAAAGACGCTGAACAACGTTTGACACCCCCGTTAAACGCCGCTATCATCGCCGCGCTTTTCAGAGCCGAAGTCCAAGAAAAACGGTTTGCGCGCAAGGTTATTGCTCTACAAACCTTGGCTACACTAGTCGCTACGGGCTTGACAGCAGTTTGCTGGAAAAGTTCGCCGCAATATGCGATAGCGGCTTTAGGTGGTGGAGGAATATCTGTTCTCAATGGTGCATTGCTGGCTTGGAGGATGTCCAGAGCAGCGCTGCATTCCGCCCATGACGCACATCAACAATTACGGCTTATGTATTTTTACGCTGCTGAGCGTTTTTTGGCAGTCGTGGCATTGCTGGGAATATGCCTGGTAGTGCTGAAATTATCGCCACTCGCGGTATTGGGCGGCTTTGTATTGGGTCAAACGGTGCTGCTGGCAGCCCGGTTGTTAATGAAGATCAAGTTTGAAGATAGCGATTAA
- a CDS encoding ParB/RepB/Spo0J family partition protein → MAKPIKGLGRGLDALLSGNSTSKQNDVLRELKVEQLKPGKYQPRSRMDEASLNELAASIRVQGVMQPILARELVEGGYEIIAGERRWRAAQLADLKIVPVIVRKVPDNAALAMALIENIQREDLNPLEEAIGIQRLIDEFQMTHQAAADAVGRSRSAASNLLRLLKLPHPVQDMLMEGSLDMGHARALLSLEGSQQVLLANKIILEGLSVREAEKLVQQQGEQAPAKIDSQKPKKTNRDTQQLQEDISAHLGTRVEIKSNSKGGGKLVIEFTSNDHLEELLGGLRSGR, encoded by the coding sequence ATGGCAAAACCGATCAAGGGATTGGGGCGCGGTCTGGACGCGCTGCTTTCCGGCAATAGCACATCAAAGCAGAACGACGTATTGCGCGAACTGAAAGTCGAGCAACTGAAGCCGGGGAAATACCAGCCGCGCAGCCGCATGGACGAAGCATCGCTGAATGAACTGGCGGCATCAATCAGAGTACAGGGTGTAATGCAGCCGATACTTGCGCGCGAGTTAGTAGAGGGTGGATATGAGATCATCGCCGGAGAGCGTCGTTGGCGCGCCGCCCAACTGGCTGATTTGAAAATCGTGCCGGTCATAGTGCGCAAGGTGCCAGACAATGCTGCGCTTGCGATGGCACTGATCGAGAACATCCAGCGCGAAGATCTGAATCCGTTGGAAGAAGCCATCGGCATCCAGCGTCTGATCGACGAATTCCAGATGACGCATCAGGCGGCTGCAGATGCGGTAGGCCGGTCGCGCAGTGCGGCCAGCAACCTGTTACGCTTGCTCAAGTTGCCACATCCGGTGCAGGACATGTTGATGGAAGGTTCACTGGACATGGGACATGCCAGGGCACTACTGTCATTGGAAGGCTCCCAGCAGGTGCTGTTGGCAAACAAGATCATTCTGGAGGGGCTCTCGGTACGCGAGGCTGAAAAACTGGTGCAACAGCAAGGAGAGCAGGCACCAGCCAAGATTGACAGCCAGAAACCGAAAAAAACAAATCGTGATACGCAACAACTACAGGAAGATATCAGTGCCCATTTGGGCACCCGGGTGGAAATAAAGTCAAACAGCAAGGGCGGCGGCAAGCTCGTAATAGAGTTCACAAGCAATGATCATCTGGAAGAGCTTCTCGGTGGACTCAGGAGCGGCCGTTAA
- a CDS encoding ParA family protein: protein MSKILAITNQKGGVGKTTTSVNLAASLGAAKQRVLLIDLDPQGNATMGSGIDKASLQSTIYDVLLGEKTVDEVRIKSDSCKYDVLPANRELAGAEIELVDVEGREMRLKEELQPVLHEYDYILVDCPPALNLLTLNGLCAAKSVMIPMQCEYYALEGLSDLVNTIRKVRENLNPDLEIEGLLRTMFDPRNALAQQVSDQLQQHFGDKVYRTVIPRNVRLAEAPSFGIPALYHDSQSKGTLAYLALAGEMLNNATAQVAA from the coding sequence ATGAGCAAAATATTGGCAATTACCAATCAAAAAGGGGGTGTGGGTAAAACCACCACCAGTGTCAATCTGGCCGCAAGTCTGGGAGCTGCGAAACAGCGGGTTCTATTGATTGATCTTGACCCGCAGGGCAACGCCACCATGGGGAGCGGAATAGACAAGGCGAGCCTGCAATCGACTATCTACGATGTGCTACTAGGTGAAAAAACCGTTGATGAAGTTCGTATCAAGTCGGATTCCTGCAAATACGATGTACTGCCTGCGAACCGCGAACTGGCGGGTGCCGAAATTGAACTGGTCGATGTGGAAGGCCGCGAGATGCGACTGAAAGAGGAATTGCAGCCAGTATTGCATGAATACGATTACATCCTGGTTGATTGTCCGCCCGCGTTGAACTTGCTTACACTGAACGGATTGTGTGCGGCGAAATCGGTGATGATTCCGATGCAGTGCGAGTATTACGCACTGGAGGGCCTGAGCGACTTGGTCAACACCATCCGCAAGGTGCGAGAAAATCTGAATCCGGATCTGGAGATCGAAGGCTTGCTCCGCACCATGTTCGATCCGCGCAATGCCTTGGCGCAACAAGTCTCGGATCAATTGCAACAACACTTCGGCGACAAGGTCTATCGCACAGTCATTCCGCGCAACGTGCGCTTGGCAGAAGCTCCCAGCTTTGGTATTCCGGCCCTGTATCACGACAGCCAATCCAAGGGGACGCTGGCTTATCTGGCATTGGCCGGCGAGATGCTCAACAACGCAACTGCACAAGTGGCGGCATAA